The Hordeum vulgare subsp. vulgare chromosome 7H, MorexV3_pseudomolecules_assembly, whole genome shotgun sequence DNA window gcctatatatagtggaggtgtggcACTCCTATTCGCCTGATCGCTTCGGCGTCGTcattagggttgtgcatgtgttgcatctagccacctccactcggCGTCGCCGACCGTGTGAACTGGACCTAGCAGTCCGCtgcacggtgttcctcctgcatGCGTGGATACCGTTAGAGGCGGTGCACCTGCGCCACTCCGGTgaacctgtacgtgggatccAGCGACCGGTTGTTCGAGGGAGATCGTacgaggaggagacggaccacGCGGACGTGCTGCTCATTTACTTCCGCTACACGGCACtgcgcgtctagtggtaacgatctgtgatccatctccgtaacatgttcttggttgttcttcgcgtaggaaatttttattTGCATGGGATGCGCCTATCGTAGAACCCAACATGTAGCGGTCGTCATTAAAGCCACTATTTGACCGGATGAAAAGGCGCACAAATGGACGCGACCTCTCGGGCCTCGCCGCTTCAATGCGAACGTCGTGTCCCGAGAATCTAACTTCGGTAGATGCCTACCATTGACAAGGGCTGACCGTCCCACCGCATGGACTGGTCGCGACTATTTAAGTCGTTCTGAGCACCGCACCTCCCTCATCCCCATCCCATATCTTTCCTTCTCTACATTCTCTTTGAGTCAAACCAGCGGTAATGCCGAAGTCCTGGCTCTCCACGTAGGTAGGCGGTCCGGGTGGGAGCTCGTCATCTGGCGGATCGTGGTGCCGCCACCCTCGGTCACCGGGGCCATCGGCATCCACGGCGACGAACTCCTCTAGTTATGAGAAGGAGCTGCCGCAGCAGTGACCACGTTTGCTGTCGGAGGCGACTATGACGGACGAAGAATTGGTCTATCGGATGGAGATCATGACTCAGCATTCACTCCGTTAGACAGGATCGGTGCCACCATCACCAGCTTGCATGAAGTACGAGCCACCGTCCCCGCCACAGGTTTGCGTCAAGAATGAGACGGCATCCCCGCTCCGACAGGTCAAGACGAGAAACACGAATACAATTGGTTAGAGAAATCTATTCAAAGCCTAACCTAAGCATTTTGGTTTTCTTTTGGCCCACCACCTACTTGTGCGCCTCTATGTCGCACGATCGTAACAAAAATACTTTGGATGGAGCTTAGGGAATCTCCAATGCGGATCCTTAAACCACCTGCAACCGTTTGTATTGCACGGTTTGGATGTGTTTTGCCATCTATTGCGGTCTTGTATCGGTGCAGGCAAGTACGTACATGTTTTTTCTCACAAACCGGAGACAAAGTGGGGGCGGGGGGGCTTTGCGGGCGTTTGGACCGATTTTGCACCCACGTGTGACTAATATGCCCCACCAAAAACCTCAATCACCTGTCTCGCGCTTTTCCAACAAACGCCCAAGTCGCTTGTCGCGCcacattcatgccaacccaaagcATGCACCGGTCGACGTTGATGTAGTTTGACGTGACCGGACATAAGCACGGTGCCGACGGACGCAACTTCTCGGGCCTCTTCGCTTCAACGCGGACGCCACCCAAAGAAACCAACTTCAGCTGATGCACCACATTGAAGTGGGCTGATTGCCCCAACGCCTCGTCATGGACGCAGAGTTTTAAGCCGTGCACCGATGACGCACAtccacccctcctcctcttcgagCCCCAAAAACTCGAGTGGTGATGTCGAAGGCATTGTTTTACGCACCGGTAGGCAGAGGCAATGGCAGTGGAAGTTCATCATCGGGTGAATCTTGGCGTCGCCACCCTCGCTCTCCCGTCCCCTCGGCATCTTGGGCGGTCGGCTCCTTTGGCATGGAGGAGATCATCATCTCCTCCGACGACGAGAAGGACCAGCCGCAACAGTGGCCCCGCATCCTTGCGGAGGCCCCTCTGATGGATGAAGAATTCATCCATTAGATGAAGATCATGACAAAGCGCTCGCTCCATCACATGGGCCCGACAACATCATCATCGGCACGTGTCAAGGAGTCTGCGTCGCCACCGTGTGAAGCACAAGGTGTAATCCCCGGTCCGTCGGGTCAAGAAGGAGCCCACGTCGTCCCCGCGCAACTACGCGTCTAGATCGGGTGCCACATCAAGGAGGAGACAGTGTCGTCCCCGCGCAATCTTGGCATCCAAATCAGACGACTCGTCAAGTAGGACCACCCATATTGACGGGCCCTCGTCGTAGCCCTGCCAAGTCAAGGAGGAGCCGCCGCCCGTGATCACAAAGGTGCGGGGTTGCATCCTCAACTACCTCGCTGGTGGTGGTCTCGACGTGCCCTATGGTTCGAGGGTTGCCGTCTTCGAGGTGGAACGCGCGACATGGCAATAGGCGTGGTACGATCGATGAAACGCCGCCCGCCGCTCGACTACGTCAAGTCCAACGTGGCGCCGGAATGGGCCCGTAATGACCCGCACCTCGCTGCCGCGTGGGCCTCAACTGCTTTGTCGCAACCGCGAGGCATCGTTGTCGCCTTGAGGAAGAGCTTGCCAAGATCGAGGAGTGATCGCTTAGCGACTCCTCCGCCAATGCGGGTAGGGTCAAGCCTGTCGCTAGAGCTCCACCGCCGCTCGACTACGCCAACTCCAACGTGGCGCCGGAATGGGCCCATAATGACCCGCCTCACTGCCGTGTGGGCCCTCAACTGCTTTATTGCAACCGCGGACACGACCGCGAGGCGCCATTGTCGCCTGGAGGAAGAGCTTGCCAAGATCGAGGAGTGATTGCTTAGTGACTCCTCTTGCAATGCCGGTAGGGTCAAGCTTGTCGCTAGAGCTCCACTGCCGCTCGACTACGCCAAATCCAGCGTGGCGCCGGAATGGGCCCGTAATGGCCCGCACCTCGCTGCCGTGTGGGCCCTCAACTGCTCTGTCGCAACCGCGGACCCGACCGCCAGGCGCCGTTGTCGCCTTGACGACGAGCTTGCCAAGATCGACAAGGAGTGATCGCTTAGCGACTCCTCCGCCAATGCTGGTAGGGTCAAGCCTCTCGCTAGAGCTTAACGGACGTCGTCGACATTGGCCGCGGCGGCCATACGCACAATGCAATAGGAGGCGGACTCGCTCCTCCGCGAGCGGTAGGCACCCGCAGCCCTACAACGCCCTCCCGCCGCTGGAAGGTAGGCACCCGCGGCACTACAGCGCCATTTCACTGCTGAAGGGCCGGCGCCCACATTGGTGTGACAGAGAAGGGAGGCTACACCCTCCCGCCGCTGGAAGGTAGGCACCCGCGGCACTACAGCGCCATTTCACTGCTGAAGGGCCGGCGCCCACATTGGTGTGACAGAGAAGGGAGGCTACACACAACGCAATAGGAGGCGGACTCGCTCCTCCGCGAGCGGTAGGCACCCGCAGCCCTAAAACGCCCTCTCACCGCTGGAAGGTAGGCAGCCGCGGCCCTACAGCGCCATTTCACTGCTGAAGGGCCGGCGCCGACATTGGTGTGACAGAGCAGGGCAGCTACGCGTACGAGGTGGTCATACCTTATAACTATAAGGTTTATAATTTTCTTTCAAGTTTCCAATTTATAAGGTTTAGAATTTTCTTTTAAGTTTCCAATTTAAGACAGCCGAAATATCCTTTTTATGTAAATTATGTTCGCTTGAATTTCGACCAGTCTGTTGAATGCGGTTTGAAATGTATGCAGATAATGTTAGTCGAGCCGCGTGGGTCAGCATTGGGAGCTCCATCCAGCTGCAGCTATCAAGAAACTTACCAGCGCGCCATCCAATCCATTGTTACGCCAGCACCAAACATAGAACGGGAAGATAAACCAGAAGGTGAAACACTTGCTGATTTGTATGCTAAAAGAAACAGTAACTTAATACATGCCTCAACTACTTCAGTGAATAGGTTACAGTGCCCACAAATGGGCACTGTTGTGAGGATTACAAGTGGTCAAGCATTTATTTTATTACTAGGATACATCTCTCATAATTTAGGAAACTATACAACAACATATCAGCTCCCTCGACTGATTGAAAAGCATACCAGCATTTCTGCTGATTTTGCATTCATAGGCACATCCCCAGAGGTCGAGATCAAGTAAAGTGTAGTATAGAGCTTCCTGCATCTTATTTCCCTTGCCAACCAAAAACTTGCTCTCGTGTAGCGAGCACACGGAGTGAAGGTCTGAAGGAGGTCTGAAGGATCAAATGACCGGGAGAATATCAGCAGAACCGCAAAGCGTACTCAAGTTCCTTCTCGTCGGCACAGCTGTAACCCAACTGATAAGCACGTGCTGTTCACAGAAGGAAAAAAAAATGGATCAGTAACTCAATGCACTGTAATGAATCAAACACAAACAATGAGATTGCATTTACAATACAGGAGGACTATTTACCACACTACCAGTATTAGTAGTCATATAGTAATATAGAATGGAATTGCAACCCTTTCATTTCCATACTGCTCTTCTTTGGCTGTAGCCAGCCCACTTGCGTAAGCACATTTTAGATAACCAAATATCACCTAGTAACTACGCCACCTTCTGCAACACTATCTGGCAACACTATCAAACACTCCATAGCAGCAGAAGCGGGCATTTATATATTTCTAGCTAGTACGATTTCTAAATCGACAGCTTGATGTATGACATGCATGTAACATGAAAAATGCTCAAATGTACTTAGTTCATAATCCGACATAGTAACTCCATAATATTCATATTTGCTATAAGAATAACGCAACATGCATGATGGAGGAATATTTCTCAATAAATAAAACTCGAATTAGTACCAAATCGTCCAGATCCCATGAATGGCTCTGCTTCATCAGTCACACCGCCTTGCTGCTGATCCTAAAATTGCAAACAAGCAAAGCTTAGTGATAAGTACGGGACCAGACAAAGAAATTCAAATAGAAATGATGAACTGTTGGCCTCATCAACTGAGGATTATAAAGACGGATTCGCTAGGATAAGATCATTCAAACCCGAATCAGGCACATTCTTACAATATATGGTCATTGCAAAGTTTATGGATAAAAGAGGATATGCCATGCATTGGGACTTACAGTATCACAAGTGTCCCACTCGTCATCAGGACATAAAAACCTCTCAAAACAGTGCCCAGATATCGTACAGACAAGTAACCCACTAGTTTGGTCCAAGACAAATTCACGACAGGCATCATCGCAAACTAAAAACAGCAGAAAACAACCATGTCAGGCATAAACAATTATATGTGACAAGGGAGTGAGAGGAAATATAAATATACCATGTACACGACCAGTCTTCTCACAAATATAAGCATCACCAATCTGCTTATAGAAGCAAGTACTTCCGGAGCAAGAATGCCCCTTGACTGCATCATCAGTAAGGCCTCTGCGGCTTTTCCAACTAGACACCTGATCAGCTACTGTCTTATCAAGAACAATCTTGTCGTCATTCACCTTTAAAAGTAAGACAAGAAAGGTTCAAGTTTAGGCAAACAAAAGATAATTCTTTGGAATGTGAGGCTGAAAGATAGATTGATGAAGAGTAAATTTTGCAGAAATAGAGATTCATACTACTATGAAGGATCTACATATTTAAGGAATTTTTTCATATACTACAGATTTACAGGGCATTTTGTCACAGAACTACAGGTTTTCTGTCACCCTAACTTTCAAGACCTCTTGTGCAAAACAGTTTTTTTGGGGGGCCTAACTTTTTTTCTGCCCACATCAACAAAATGAGAACTTCAGCAAGTAGATTGAGAAAACCATTTTGTGATGAGGCTTGCTTACAGGCCTGGTACATCAGGGCTGTTTGGAAGAATTTCAGTCCACCATAACAGCTATAGTTTTGTGATAAAAACAGCCCCTAAATATGTAACAGAGTGAAATCGTTTCTCTCCAAAGTTTATACACCAAACATGTAGTTATGTGAAACTTACACATGAAAGAAGAGATAAAAAAAGCTAAAAAATCAGTGATTACTTCTGAGGGAAGGGGTGCTTGACTCCTTTTTGCAGCCTGCATCTGGATATAGTACTCTTTGAATTCTGTAGGGGTATATCTCACGAATTCAACCATATCTTCTCTGTCTTGCTGGTgttaagaacaacaataacatcattaGCAAATGCATATGTTGCaacatgaaaatgaaaaaattAGCTCTCATGACTAGTCAAAACAGAATTGGCAGGCATGTACATTCAACTGCTTGTGTACATGCGCTTATTCTGGAAAAAAGGTAGTTCAAATTGTATGGAAATATTCACAATTAATTAAATGGATATGGCTTATGAACTTCGAAGCTAATTTTTGCGATTCAATGCCCATGGCTTCAATGAGATCAGACTAGAAGTATTATTTTAAAAACAGGTGCGACTACCTGAATATAGAGGCTCTTCCAAGCGCACTCCCTGAGTTTCGCGTTAGAGGTGGCATTAGAGGACAGGCCCCACCTCATACAATACCTTACAAAATCATGAAGGGATAAGAAACGTTAGCCAAATTCACAAACTGGAACAGAAGGGCAATATTTAACTACAGTAGCTTACAAGCGGCGCCAAAGGGTCTCGTCAGATGCGGCGGCGTTCATGAAGCGGCAGACAAGGGCACACGAGATGAGGTCCTCCGAGGAGAGGAACTTGAAGATCTGCAGGAACAGCTCCGGGGGGACGTTGGTGAACATGCCCGTGTCAATCTGAGGCGGCCCCTCCGTCAAAACCTTTCCTTTtcccttctccttcctcgccCTCTTCTGATGCTCGTcctcgctgccgctgccgctgccgctgccatcTCCCTCCGACAGCGAATCTTGCTTCCTCTTACCGTTCTTCGCTTCATCGTTCActcccgtctccttctcctcctcgcccTCCTCCAGCTGCTGCAATCGAATCCCCAATCAGGACAATATTCGCTAAAAAAaatagagggagagaaagagagatcgAGCGCACTTACGTCGAGAGGATCTTCCTCgctggatccggagaggatctCGAATTCGAGGAAGCTGGCGAGGCCGTCGACGTCTacgtcctcttcttcctcgccgccgccgccgccgccgccggcttcAAGCTCACCTTCCTCTTCCAGATCAGGCTGCCCTTCATCAGGATCGGGTTCCGCGGCCGCCACGTCGCCCAGATCCCTCCCGTCGGCCATGCTCGTCCTCCTcttcgccgtccacctcgccaccGACGGATCGCCGCTCCTCCTTACCCTGGACTGGAGATATTGGTGCGGTTGGACGATGCGTCACGTGAGCCACCAGAACGCAGCTTGATGGGCTGAATCATACAAACGGCCCAGTACGCACACCTGTTTGTCACAAGGAGAATTTGGGCTCACATCAATGGTTGATTGGGCTATTGTGACGGGGGCTGAGGATCACGGGACCTCCTATTCGCCGCTCTGTGCGGCACCCAGTCAGGGCTTCGCACAGGGCGACCCCCGACTGGTCCGGCCCAGTAGGTGCACAACAATtatagttttttttccttttcttcttttttttctgaaactccagatttttttttctgaaaatgtagaacatttttataaaagcaAAAAAAATGATCGAATTTGAATAACAATTTTTGAAAGTACAGAAAAAAATTTTTAATTCTGGAACACTTTTTAAATTCCGGAACACTGTTTCAAATtccgaacattttttcaaaatcttgaacaGTTTTAAATTCCGGAAATTTTTTTAATTCCTGGAAAAAAAattaaattccagaacatttttaaaaatccggaacatttttataaaagccagaacatttttacaaattccggaacttttttcaaattcctgaacattttttcaaattctggaacattttttcaaaatgcgggacattttcacaaattctggaacattttttcgtaatcttgaacattttttcaaattacggaacattttttcaaattctacaacattttttgaaaattcataACTATTTTGaaacagaaatagaaaaaaacaaacaaaaacagaaacagaaaaaacagaaaaatgaaaaaaaaacggttcagggaaccttctagaagtttcccaaaaccaaaaaaaaaccgATTGAAACCTCTAGAAGGTTTCCAAAACCGGGCAAGGCTCCCTCACTACCTCGCTACCTGGCCAAGCCCAATGCCCCGCCCGCTGTGTGCGAAGCCTCGACACCGTTTCGCACAATGCGGCAAATAGGATTTTTCGAGGATCACCCCGGATTTTTTTATTTTCGCCTAAAAATACTGATTTTGTCTTCTTGCAACAAGATTGATGTTGGtgctaagttttttttgtatAAACATTGGTGGTAATTTTTGTTTATGGGTAACATTGGTGTTAAGTTTGTTTGTCGGTAACACTGATGGTAAGTTGACAAGAACTCTTTAAAAAAAGAAGACGAATATAGTTGAGTGAGTTACGGCTTGACGGTTGTAATCATGTTAGGATGATACATTCAACATGTGCAGCATATTATTTTTTATAACCAAAGCCTCCTTTATTCAGTCATAAAAATCATTGCATCGTTTATAATCAAGGAAATCACTGCATCGGGTGTGGATTCCAGGCAAGTATTTGGAGGAGAAAATCTAGCTACCCTAACTAGTTCATGAGCTACGTGATTATTCTCTCTATTACAATGATCAAAGATAACATGATTAAATCTAATAACATAAAATAACAGTCGTTGAAGACAACACCGGCCACTAAAGAAGAATAACATTTTTGTAATGCTGCGACCACCTCCACATTGTGTGAGTTGATCTCAATTTTACTGCAACCAACAATTCGAGCTAGATTCATCCCAAATCTCATAGCAATAGCTTCCGCGGTAAAAGAGTCAAAGCATATATCAATTTTTTCATTTGTTGCTGCAATGAATTttccttcatggtcttgtaacacTAGTAGCAAACAGGGCTTTGGTTTTTGCCAGATCAGAGTAACAGTCCCAGTCGACTtatgaaccaggactaatgcaTGCATTAGTCCCGATTCGAGTGGTCACGACGCGGGCCGGGCCTCGGCAGGCACCAGTCCCGGTTCGTCTCGGACATTTAGTCCGGGTTCGTCTcggacatttagtcccggttctagccaccaaCCATGACTAAAGGGCATGTCTCCTCGcgtgacccctttagtcccggttcgtgtctggaactgGGACAAAAGGTCAGTCTTCAGTCCCGGTTCTAGACACCAACCGGGAATAAAAGAATGCCTTTATATATGCTCGACATGCCCGCTcactcctctgttttttggccgGCCAGTGTGTGGAAGGTATGTGCTACTCTgttctcacctcctatgcacatgaggtgttcgatgaaatgcctgaaccacacttaagctttctctcttctccaagctcgacctcaaaGCTCCATTTCCCCCAAGATTTTtctaggtttggcggtgcaccaactaTCCAAGTGTGCTAAAAAGGTTAAAATTTCATCCTCATCTCTCactactagtttagctcatttcaaatgctctggaAGTAgtgtggtttgtgggttttagtggaggagtgtatgtgtgagtttattcgatttagatgcacaatctgagctcaaattaactttttagtttgcacatgtgtagggtgtcgtcccgtcgcCATGCCCGTCGTCCTCACCCATGTTGATCGCCTGTGCCGATCTCGTTGCCGGCACCACAGTggcgagcctcttgttcttaattATCTTTTTTGAGAGAAAAATGATGACTTGTATGATTTATATAGCTACTTgcataattttcttacttttattattgtttgttattatatagtgccatggttttgGCATCCGCCCCCATCGGCTCTCATccggtctatgattcagatgtgcaatattatcttttataactatttgtttcatttagtgttgatgacaattatgccgaccagctTGACATAGATgtctttatctaggaggtatgtgaacaggaaattccaaccgaccctcttgtcgagaggttaaatctagttgaaaaaaataattattcgaaagaaaaattgaaaagagttgaagaagagaagatgaagttggagttgcatgttgccgatgtcgtcgatctacacaagattcatatgaatgcaatgcgcttgaagattagaaacattagaaaatatgccattgataatgaGGCTTAGTATCATTAtgatgttggatcaattgttaccttagttgcgattttgatcgcatttgttgttgtatttaaatgttttacatagttgtatgttagtttcaatgtatgttttaGTTAGATGCTCTAGAGTTGTATGTTGTTCTATGAGAACTATAATTTTGTGTATATTTTTttagtaataacatttgatcactaccgtgctttggttttaatatgatgatgaacttgtattaatttggtcacttctttattcatgatgttctatAATGGTTTTTTATATACTTAATTATATAATACATGTacatgaaccgacaatggatgtacggtgactgaCACACCTCCGACTACATTgatggcctgcataattttctcgaagtggatgaggcaaacaaggagaatggttttatgtattgTCCATGTATTGTCTATGGGAATATGAAGGACTACTCTTCCTCGAAAACCCTTCACTTGCACCTCCTTGAGAAGGGTTTCATgctacactataatgtttggaccaagcatggagaaagaggggttatgatggaagataggtcgtaaacctattaccaggtacaaACCAAGTAGAGGGGTCGGGATGAAAGTATCTGGAGTGTCAGActtaatccagtcatccggtgcgggggcatgggtgtttctggtctgggccgagagggaatggcccttccctTGTAGCGTGCGGtacaaatttgatcccatgctagtcgaggttggagcctccccgtcttaaggTTTTTTCCTGGCAGCGTAACCCGGGTGAGGTCAGTCTTCGCGGGGGgcaaatgggtgtgtgctggttctaaATGTTTACTTCTGAAATGCCGTAcacgggattagtccgagtgactattgaaactcgtgggttgtgggtaaagagtacaccctctgcagagtcaaaactattcgagtagacgtgtccacgatcaaggacgactggttgattAGTCAAGTGTTggtctgagtgtcggtcttcggaggaatTAAATTGGAAACAGGGTGATACAAATGAACCGGGATGATAAGTATTATTACTATTATGAATTCTGATGTGGACTAATCATGTGTGGTATATTGATTTGTAAGAGTAttcttgggacggttctacctcgtgGATACTCGATATCATTATTATTTTatcatgccctttctgtggtgtcgctcaggcgcccgactgtggcaagtatttcttttatcatgccctttctgtggtgtcgctcagacgcccgactatggcaagtatttatttttgttatgccctttctgtgggtgccgcttgatgtctgctagaactacgttggTATTTcctcaaagaggaagggatgatgcattaTAGCGACGATAGGTATTtctctcagtgatgagaccaaggttatcgaaccagtaggagaacctcctgacACCAcataaacaacacctgcacaaaaataacaaatactcgcaacccgacgtgttaaaggggttgtcaatccctccccggaaacggcgccagaaattggcacgttggcgggagactatcttgacttgatcttccccgacaatggcgtcAGAAATTCCTTTCGGGTACGATGCATCAAGATAGGCAAAggaaagtagggatttgtagaggtgccagagctcaaagaaaaaattgagagataaaaacattttgggaggcatacgTTTCCCATCAATgaaaacgacttagagctcccaatacttttcatgctagatacatcataggcggttcccaaacaaaaaataaagtttattccttttttcaCCATTACTTtcagtttccatggcttgtccgtatccatgggtgccctccataccaacactttccaaggaatttattatttgacaacaaaaagtaaaaaaaaaattcatttcaggactcggcatccctaataccttgtcgtactctcgtgcaatgacaagtgaataaacactcatcatgaaaataacacatctagcatggaaaatattggccacccctcaccgcctcgTGAGTGGTAGAGCACagaaaagagaaatttattttgaaaattagagatgacacatgcaaatttgcttagaacgacatggAAATacggcatataggtaggtatagcggactcatatggcaaaactggtttaaagggttttggatgcacaagtagtgatcatacttagtgaaaaatgaaggctagcaaaaagattgagaagcgactgatacgtcccaaatgtatctataatttctccttgttccatgatcttttgggtgacattgttatatgttttgc harbors:
- the LOC123407710 gene encoding F-box protein SKIP31 isoform X1 produces the protein MADGRDLGDVAAAEPDPDEGQPDLEEEGELEAGGGGGGGEEEEDVDVDGLASFLEFEILSGSSEEDPLDQLEEGEEEKETGVNDEAKNGKRKQDSLSEGDGSGSGSGSEDEHQKRARKEKGKGKVLTEGPPQIDTGMFTNVPPELFLQIFKFLSSEDLISCALVCRFMNAAASDETLWRRLYCMRWGLSSNATSNAKLRECAWKSLYIQQDREDMVEFVRYTPTEFKEYYIQMQAAKRSQAPLPSEVNDDKIVLDKTVADQVSSWKSRRGLTDDAVKGHSCSGSTCFYKQIGDAYICEKTGRVHVCDDACREFVLDQTSGLLVCTISGHCFERFLCPDDEWDTCDTDQQQGGVTDEAEPFMGSGRFARAYQLGYSCADEKELEYALRFC
- the LOC123407710 gene encoding F-box protein SKIP31 isoform X2, which codes for MADGRDLGDVAAAEPDPDEGQPDLEEEGELEAGGGGGGGEEEEDVDVDGLASFLEFEILSGSSEEDPLDLEEGEEEKETGVNDEAKNGKRKQDSLSEGDGSGSGSGSEDEHQKRARKEKGKGKVLTEGPPQIDTGMFTNVPPELFLQIFKFLSSEDLISCALVCRFMNAAASDETLWRRLYCMRWGLSSNATSNAKLRECAWKSLYIQQDREDMVEFVRYTPTEFKEYYIQMQAAKRSQAPLPSEVNDDKIVLDKTVADQVSSWKSRRGLTDDAVKGHSCSGSTCFYKQIGDAYICEKTGRVHVCDDACREFVLDQTSGLLVCTISGHCFERFLCPDDEWDTCDTDQQQGGVTDEAEPFMGSGRFARAYQLGYSCADEKELEYALRFC